The following coding sequences lie in one Pseudomonas sp. B33.4 genomic window:
- the secA gene encoding preprotein translocase subunit SecA, with amino-acid sequence MFAPLLKKLFGSKNEREVKRMLKTVQLVNAFEEQMVALSDDQLRAKTDEFKARIAKGETLDKLLPEAFAVAREAGKRIMGMRHFDVQLVGGMTLHEGKIAEMRTGEGKTLVATLGVYLNALSGKGVHVVTVNDYLARRDANWMRPLYEFLGLTVGVVTPFQPPEEKRLAYAADITYGTNNEFGFDYLRDNMAFSMEEKFQRELNFAVIDEVDSILIDEARTPLIISGQAEDSSKLYMEINKLIPQLELHVEEVEGEVTKAGHYTVDEKTRQVELNEAGHQFIEDMLTRVGLLAEGESLYSAHNLGLLTHVYAGLRAHKLFNRNIEYIVQDGQVVLVDEHTGRTMPGRRLSEGLHQAIEAKEGLNIQAESQTLASTTFQNYFRLYTKLSGMTGTADTEAFEFHQIYGLEVMVIPPNKPLARKDFNDLVFLTAEEKYAAIVTDIKESMAAGRPVLVGTATIETSEHMSALLVKEGIEHKVLNAKFHEKEAEIIAQAGRPGALTIATNMAGRGTDILLGGNWEVEVASLEDPTPEQIAQIKADWQKRHQQVLESGGLQVIASERHESRRIDNQLRGRAGRQGDAGSSRFYLSLEDSLMRIFASDRVKNFMKALGMQPGEAIEHRMVTNAIEKAQRKVEGRNFDIRKQLLEFDDVNNEQRKVIYHMRNTLLAADNIGETIADFRQDVLNATVSAHIPPQSLPEQWDVAGLEASIASDFGVTLPIQQWLDEDDHLYEETLREKLMTELMAAYNEKEDQAGADALRSFEKQIVLRVLDDLWKDHLSTMDHLRHGIHLRGYAQKNPKQEYKRESFTLFSELLDSIKRDSIRVLSHVQVRREDPEAEEQRLRQEAEALAARMQFEHAEAPGLEQPEVLGEEVDVALATAPVRNEQKLGRNELCYCGSGKKFKHCHGQIQ; translated from the coding sequence ATGTTTGCGCCTTTGTTAAAGAAACTTTTTGGAAGCAAGAACGAGCGTGAAGTCAAACGCATGCTCAAGACGGTGCAGCTCGTCAATGCCTTCGAAGAGCAAATGGTGGCCCTTTCGGACGATCAATTGCGCGCCAAGACCGATGAGTTCAAGGCCCGCATCGCCAAGGGGGAAACCCTCGACAAGCTGTTGCCAGAAGCCTTTGCGGTCGCCCGCGAAGCCGGCAAGCGCATCATGGGTATGCGCCACTTCGACGTGCAACTCGTCGGTGGCATGACCTTGCACGAAGGCAAGATCGCCGAAATGCGCACCGGTGAGGGTAAAACCCTCGTGGCAACGCTGGGCGTTTACCTCAACGCACTGTCCGGCAAGGGCGTGCACGTTGTGACGGTGAACGACTACCTGGCGCGTCGTGACGCCAACTGGATGCGTCCGCTGTATGAATTCCTCGGCCTGACCGTCGGCGTCGTGACGCCGTTCCAGCCCCCGGAAGAGAAACGTCTGGCGTACGCCGCCGACATCACCTACGGCACCAACAACGAATTCGGTTTCGACTACCTGCGCGACAACATGGCGTTCAGCATGGAAGAAAAATTCCAGCGCGAACTCAACTTTGCCGTGATCGACGAAGTCGACTCCATCCTCATCGACGAAGCGCGTACCCCGCTGATCATCTCCGGTCAGGCCGAGGACAGCTCCAAGCTGTACATGGAGATCAATAAACTGATCCCGCAGCTGGAACTGCACGTTGAAGAAGTTGAAGGCGAAGTCACCAAGGCTGGCCACTACACCGTAGACGAGAAGACCCGCCAGGTCGAACTCAACGAAGCCGGTCACCAGTTCATCGAAGACATGCTTACCCGCGTCGGCCTGCTGGCTGAAGGCGAGAGCCTGTACTCGGCGCATAACCTGGGCCTGCTGACCCACGTGTATGCCGGTCTGCGTGCGCACAAGCTGTTCAATCGCAACATCGAATACATCGTGCAGGACGGCCAGGTCGTACTGGTCGACGAACACACCGGCCGTACCATGCCGGGTCGCCGTCTGTCCGAAGGTCTGCACCAGGCCATCGAAGCCAAGGAAGGTCTGAACATTCAGGCCGAGAGCCAGACCCTGGCCTCGACTACCTTCCAGAACTACTTCCGTCTGTACACCAAGCTGTCCGGCATGACCGGTACCGCTGACACCGAAGCGTTCGAATTCCACCAGATCTATGGTCTGGAAGTGATGGTCATTCCGCCGAACAAACCATTGGCGCGTAAAGACTTCAACGACCTGGTGTTCCTCACCGCCGAAGAGAAATACGCGGCGATCGTTACGGACATCAAGGAAAGCATGGCGGCCGGTCGTCCGGTGCTGGTGGGTACTGCCACCATCGAAACTTCCGAGCACATGTCCGCATTGCTGGTGAAGGAAGGCATCGAACACAAGGTTCTCAACGCCAAGTTCCACGAAAAGGAAGCCGAGATCATCGCGCAGGCCGGTCGCCCGGGCGCACTGACCATCGCCACCAACATGGCCGGTCGTGGTACCGACATCCTGTTGGGCGGTAACTGGGAAGTTGAAGTCGCCTCGCTGGAAGACCCGACCCCTGAGCAAATCGCTCAGATCAAGGCCGACTGGCAGAAACGTCACCAGCAAGTACTGGAATCCGGCGGTTTGCAGGTGATCGCTTCCGAGCGTCACGAATCGCGCCGTATCGACAACCAGCTGCGTGGCCGTGCCGGCCGTCAGGGCGATGCCGGTTCGAGCCGCTTCTACCTGTCGCTGGAAGACAGCCTGATGCGCATTTTCGCCTCTGACCGGGTGAAGAACTTCATGAAAGCCCTGGGCATGCAGCCGGGCGAAGCGATCGAGCACCGCATGGTGACCAACGCGATCGAGAAGGCGCAGCGCAAGGTTGAAGGCCGTAACTTCGACATCCGTAAGCAACTGCTCGAGTTCGACGACGTCAACAACGAACAGCGTAAAGTGATCTATCACATGCGTAACACGTTGCTGGCCGCTGACAACATCGGTGAAACCATCGCCGATTTCCGTCAGGACGTGCTCAACGCCACCGTCAGCGCGCACATTCCGCCGCAGTCGCTGCCAGAGCAGTGGGACGTGGCCGGTCTGGAAGCTTCGATTGCCAGCGACTTCGGCGTGACACTGCCGATCCAGCAGTGGCTCGACGAAGACGATCACCTGTACGAAGAAACCCTGCGCGAGAAGCTCATGACCGAGCTGATGGCGGCGTACAACGAGAAAGAAGACCAGGCCGGTGCCGACGCACTGCGCTCGTTCGAGAAGCAAATCGTACTGCGCGTGCTGGACGACCTGTGGAAAGACCACCTGTCGACCATGGATCACTTGCGTCACGGCATCCACCTGCGTGGCTACGCCCAGAAGAACCCGAAGCAGGAATACAAGCGCGAGTCGTTCACGCTGTTCTCCGAGCTGCTCGATTCGATCAAGCGCGACTCGATCCGTGTGCTGTCGCACGTTCAGGTGCGCCGCGAAGATCCGGAAGCCGAAGAGCAACGTCTGCGTCAGGAAGCCGAAGCACTGGCCGCCCGCATGCAGTTCGAACACGCCGAAGCGCCAGGTCTGGAGCAACCGGAAGTATTGGGTGAGGAGGTCGATGTGGCCCTCGCCACCGCGCCGGTGCGCAACGAGCAGAAGCTGGGCCGCAACGAACTGTGCTACTGCGGTTCGGGCAAGAAATTCAAGCATTGCCACGGGCAGATCCAGTAA